Proteins found in one Hirundo rustica isolate bHirRus1 chromosome 9, bHirRus1.pri.v3, whole genome shotgun sequence genomic segment:
- the ATG4C gene encoding cysteine protease ATG4C, with translation MEATGTDEVEKIKSKFMSAWHNMKYSWVLKTKTYFSRNSPVFLLGKCYHFKTEEAGELSTDGSNFDNINTEISGNVEEFRRDFISRIWLTYREEFPQIKGSALTTDCGWGCTLRTGQMLLAQGLMLHFLGRAWVWPEALDMDSSDSESWTSSTVRKLTASFEASLTAEREPRILSRPRRRPASSDWDVTEMRNEVYHRKIISWFGDSPLAAFGLHQLVEYGKKSGKMAGDWYGPAVVAHILRKAVEEARDPELQGVTVYVAQDCTVYSSDVIDRQCSFLDSGKAGTKAVIILVPVRLGGERTNTDYLEFVKGILSLEYCVGIIGGKPKQSYYFAGFQDDSLIYMDPHYCQSFVDVSIKDFPLESFHCPSPKKMSFKKMDPSCTIGFYCRTVQDFEKASEEITKMLNSSSKEKYPLFTFVKGHSRDYDFASSPLHEENDLFSEDEKRRLKRFSAEEFVLL, from the exons ATGGAGGCCACGGGGACAGATGAAGTAGAAAAGATCAAATCAAAGTTTATGTCTGCATGGCACAACATGAAATACA GTTGGGtgttgaaaacaaaaacttACTTCAGTAGGAACTCTCCAGTctttctgctgggaaaatgtTACCACTTCAAAACTGAGG AGGCTGGGGAGCTCTCTACAGATGGGTCCAATTTTGATAACATCAACACCGAGATCTCGGGGAACGTGGAGGAGTTCCGCAGAGATTTCATTTCTAGAATCTGGCTGACCTACAGAGAGGAATTCCCCCAGATCAAGGGCTCTGCTTTAACCACAGACTGTGGCTGGGGCTGCACTCTCAGGACGGGGCAGatgctgctggctcagggcCTGATGCTTCATTTCCTTGGGAGAG cctgggtgtggccAGAAGCTCTGGACATGGACAGCTCTGACTCGGAGTCCTGGACCAGCAGCACTGTGAGGAAGCTCACGGCCTCCTTCGAGGCGTCGCTCACGGCCGAGAGGGAGCCCAGGATCCTGAGCcggccccggcgccgcccgGCCAGCAGCGACTGGGACGTCACCGAGATGAGGAATGAAGTTTATCACAGGAAAATCATCTCCTGGTTTGGTGACTCCCCGCTGGCAGCCTTTGGGCTGCACCAGCTCGTAGAGTACGGGAAAAAATCCGGGAAGATGGCGGGGGATTGGTACGGGCCGGCCGTGGTCGCGCACATTTTGAG GAAAGCTGTTGAAGAAGCAAGAGACCCTGAGCTGCAAGGAGTTACAGTCTATGTTGCTCAGGATTGTACAG TCTACAGCTCCGATGTTATTGACAGGCAGTGCTCGTTTCTGGATTCTGGGAAGGCAGGCACAAAAGCTGTAATTATACTGGTTCCTGTGAGACTCGGTGGGGAGAGAACAAACACAGACTACTTGGAGTTTGTAAAG GGAATTTTAAGCCTGGAGTACTGTGTTGGCATTATTGGTGGCAAACCCAAGCAGTCCTATTACTTTGCTGGATTCCAAG ATGACAGTTTGATTTACATGGATCCTCATTACTGCCAATCTTTTGTAGATGTCAGCATAAAGGATTTCCCTCTTGAG TCATTCCACTGCCCTTCTCCCAAGAAGATGTCGTTCAAAAAAATGGATCCCAGCTGCACAATAGGATTTTACTGTAGGACCGTGCAGGACTTTGAGAAGGCTTCTGAAGAAATCACCAAG ATGCTGAATTCTTCATCCAAGGAGAAATATCCCCTGTTTACTTTTGTCAAGGGTCATTCTAGAGACTATGACTTTGCTTCCAGTCCACTCCATGAAGAAAATGACCTTTTCTCCGAGGATGAAAAGAGAAGACTAAAGAGATTTAGTGCAGAGGAATTTGTCTTGCTTTAA